The genomic region GACCATGGCGCTCGCGATCGGTCTCAAGGAGGCCGTAAAGCAGTTCTTCAGCGCCGAAGCCTCACCCTTCCCCTCGATCGTGCCGACCGGCGACGTCTCCATCCTTGGCCATGCCGTCTCGCTGCAAAGCATCGGGGTCCTCGTCCTCGCCATCCTTGCCGTCTTCGGCTTGACTGCGCTTCTCAACCGCACCTCGCTCGGCCACCAGATGCAGGCGGCGGCGCAGAACCCGACGGTGGCGCGCATCATCGGCGTCCCGGTCGAGCGCATGATTCTCCTGACTTTCCTGATCAACGCGTTCCTGGTCGCTCTCGCCTCGCTGTTGATCACGCCGATCTACCTCGCGAAATTCACGTCGGGCGAGGTACTGGGCCAGGCCGCCTTCATCGCCGCGATCGTCGGCGGGTTCAACCAGGTGCGCGGCGCGATCGCAGGCGGCCTCCTGATCGGCGTGCTCGACAATCTCGCGGCCGCCTATGTTTCAACGCAGTACCGCGCCGCCGTGCCTATGATCTTCCTGATCGCCGTCATCCTGTTCCGACCGCAGGGCTTGCTCGGCCGTGCCGAGGAGCGCACCGTATGAGCGGCTTCGCCAAACCTCTCAAGATCGCGTTCGGCCTCATCGTGGTCGCTGCGCTGATCGTTGTCCCCATGAACTTCAACCGCTATGGCCTGTTCATCCTGAGCCAGTGGGCGGTGATGGCCATCGCCGCAATGGGCCTCAACCTCACACTCGGTTATGCCGGCCAGGTCTCGCTGGCGCAGGGCGCCTTCGTCGGCATCGGCGCTTACGCCGCGGCGATCATGACCACGCATGGCTGGCCGCTGCCGGCGGCGATCGTCGTCGCGATCGGCTTGAGCTTCGCGGTCGGCTGGGTGCTCGGCTATCCCGCGCTGCGGGTGCAGCATCACTACCTCGCCTTCGTCACGCTCGCCTTCTCCACGCTGGCCTTCCTGGTATTTCGCAACGAGAGCTGGCTCACCGGCGGCATCTACGGCATCTCCAATATTCCGCGTCCGCACATTTTCGGCATCGCGACCAACAAGCCGCTGCCGTTCTACTATGTCTGTCTCGGCTCGCTCGCTATCGTGTCGCTCGCGGTGTGGTGGCTGATCCGCTCGCCGTGGGGCCGCGCCTTCATGGCGCTGCGCGAAAACCCGCTGCGGGCGCAGTCGCTGGGCGTCGACACGCGGCGCTATACGCTGATGGCGTTCGCGATCGGCTCGGCGCTCGGCGGCGTCGCGGGGGCGCTCTATGCGCCGCTGACGCAATATATCGATCCCGTGCCGTTCAACCTGTCGCTCTCGCTCGACCTCCTGATGATGGTGATCGTCGGCGGCGCCGGATTCTTCCTGGGTCCGTTCCTCGGCGCGATGATCGCGGTGCTGTTGCCGGAGTGGCTGCGCTTCACCGAGGGCTATTATCTGATGCTCTACGCGATCGCGGTGATGGGGCTGCTGATCTGGTCGCCGACCGGCATTTTGGGAATCCTCGACCGCTATCTCGCCGAGCGCCGCACCAAGGCGGCCTCCGCCCAGCGCGCCGTCGCAAAGTCCCGGCTGGAGACAGCGCAATGAGCGCGGTCCTCGAAGTCACCGACATCAAGAAGAATTTTGGCGGCATCAGCGCCGTCGGCGGCGTCTCTTTCGACGTCCGCGAGGGCGAGATCCTCGGCCTGATCGGCCCGAACGGCTGCGGCACGACCCTGTTCAACTGCATTCTCGGCCAGCTCACGCCGAGCGGCGGCGAGGTCAAGCTCGACGGCAAGGTCGTCACGGGCTTGCGACCCGCCGAGCTCAACAAGCTCGGGGTCAGCCGCACCTTCCAGCTCCTGCAAGTGTTCCCCAAACTCTCGGTGCGCGAGAACCTGATCCTCGCGGGACAGGAGCACCAGGGCAGCATGGCCTCGCGCCTGGTCGGCCGCTCCGATGCCGGACTGACGGAGGCCGCCAACCAGATGATCGGCTTTTTCAAGCTCGATCATCTCGCCGACGAGCCGGCCGGCGGGCTCTCCTACGGCCAGCAAAAACTGCTCGACGCCGCCATGGCCTTCATGGGCGGACCGCGCCTGGTGCTGCTCGACGAGCCAGCCGGCGGCGTCAACCCGTCGATGTTGACGGATCTGAAGGAGCGGCTGGTGGCGATCAACCGCGAGAAGAACGCCACCTTCGTCGTGATCGAGCACAACATGGAATTCGTGATGTCGCTGTGTTCCCGCGTGATGGTGATGGCGGAGGGCAAGGTGCTGGCGATGGGACGACCGGACGAGGTGCGAAAGAACCCCGCCGTGATCGAAGCCTATCTCGGACATTGAGGAACCAGCCATGAGCGATCCGATCCTCTCGGTTCACAATCTCGTCGGCGGCTACGGCAAGATGACGATCCTGAACGGCACCACTTTCGCCGTGCCGCAGGCCACCATCACCACCATCATCGGCCCGAACGGCGCCGGGAAGTCCACCGTGTTCAAGGCGATCTTCGGCCTGCTCAAGCTGCGCGAGGGCAAGATCAACTTCGCCGGCCGCGACGTCACCAATTTGAGCCAGCGCGCGCTGCTCAATGCCGGCATCTGCTACGTGCCGCAGGGCCGCAACATCTTTCCCGAGCTGTCGGTGCGCCACAATATCGAGCTCGGCGGCGTTTCCGCCGGCAAGGGCATTGACCTGCAGAGCCGGATCGAGGCCGCGCTCGATCTGTTCCCGGCGCTGCGGCGAAAATCAACCCAGCAGGCCTCCACGCTGTCCGGCGGCGAGCAGAAGCAGCTCGAAATCGCTCGCTCGCTGCTGCTCGAGCCAAAGCTCGTGCTGATCGACGAGCCCTCGATCGGCCTGTCGCCACTGATGGTGCAGCAGACTTTCGACATCCTGAAGAGCTTGCGCGATCGCGGTGTCACCATTCTGATGATCGAGCAGAACGCCCGCTCGGCGCTGGAGATTTCCGACATCGGGATCGTGCTCGAGCTCGGCCAGACCCGCATGGTCGACAAGGCGGAGCGCATTTTGAATAATTCCCGCATCGGACAATTGTTCCTCGGCGGCGCGATGGAGGACAATGCAGCATGACCAAACGCTCGATCGCAACGGTCTCACTCTCCGGCGCTCTCGACGAAAAGCTCCGCGCCATCGCATCCGCCGGATTCGACGCGGTCGAGATTTTCGAGAACGATCTGCTGTCGTTCGGCGCAGGTCCGCGCGACATCGCAATGCTCTGCGGGGACCTCAATCTCGAGATCTGTGCGTTTCAGCCGTTCCGCGATTTCGAAGGCATGCCGGAGCCGCAGCGTTCGCGAAACTTTGCCCGTGCCGAACGCAAGTTCGACCTGATGCAGGAGCTCGGCACCGATCTGCTGCTGATCTGCTCCAACGTGTCGCCGGCCGCGCTCGGCGGCATCGACCGCGCCGCGGATGATTTTCGCGAGCTTGGCGAGCGCGCGGCCAAACGGTCTTTGCGCGTCGGCTACGAGGCATTGGCCTGGGGACGCCACGTCAACGATTACCGCGATGCCTGGGAGATCGTGCGGCGCGCCGATCACCCCGCGATCGGTGTCATCCTCGACAGCTTTCACGCACTGGCCCCCGGCTTTCCGGTCCGCGCGATGGCCTCGATCCCCGGCGACAAGATCTTCCTGGTCCAGCTTGCAGATGCGCCGAAGCTCGAGCTCGACATCTTGTCGTGGAGCCGGCACTTCCGCTCCTTCCCCGGTCAGGGCGATCTGCCGGTCGGTGAGTTCATGGCGGCGATCGCGGCGACCGGCTATGCCGGGCCGCTGTCGCTGGAGATCTTCAACGACCAATTCCGTGCCGGCTCGGCCGTGCAGACCGCGGTCGACGGCCTGCGTTCGCTGATCCTGCTGGAGGACCAGCTTGCACCGGATTGGCCAAAGCTCATCGGCGAACCCTTGGCGCCCAAGCCCAAAAGTCGCGGCACGGGATTCATCGAGTTTGCCGTCAACGAGACCAAGGCCGGCGAACTCGCCCGCCTGCTCGCGCAGCTCGGTTTCCGCAAGACCGGCAAGCATCGCAGCAAGGCGGTGGAGCGCTGGTCGCAAGGCAAGGTCGAGCTCGTCGTCAACTCCGAGACCGACGGCTTTGCGCATTCGCACTACGTGACGCATGGCCCCGGCGTCTGCGCCATCGCGCTCGATGTCGACAATGCCGGCCTCGTTATGCAGCGCGCCGAAACACTGAAAGCGCGCACCTTCTACCAGCCGGTTGGGCCGGGCGAGCTGGAGATCCCTGCGATCCACGGCGTCGGCGGCAGCCTGCTTTACTTCCTGGACCAGGCCGGCAAGAACTGGGACACGGATTTCGAACAGGTACCGAGCGACGCTCGCGCGGACGCCCTGCTGGCCGTCGATCACATCGCGCAGTCGATGCCCTATGACGAGATGCTGTCGTGGCTGCTGTTCTACACCGGCATCCTTGACCTCAAGCGGCTGCCGCAGATGGAGATCGCCGATCCCAGAGGCCTCGTGCAGAGCCAGGCCGTCATCAACGGCGACCAGAGCCTGCGCTTCGTGCTCAACGGCTCATCCGCCAACCGCACGCTGCCGGCCCGCTTCATCTCGGAATTTTTCGGCTCGGGCGTGCAGCACGTCGCATTTACGTGCCGGGATATCTTTGCGGCAGTCGCGGAGATGCGCAAGCGCGGCGCGGATTTCCTGGATATCCCGGATAATTACTACGACGACGTCGAAGCCAAATACGACCTCGCACCCGAGCTGATGAGGCAGCTGCGCGCCAACCACATTCTCTACGACCGCGAGGGCGACGGAGAGTTTTTCCAGGTCTACACCCACATCTTCGACGAGCGGTTTTTCTTCGAGATCGTGGAGCGGCGGGATTATCAGGGCTTCGGCGCGGCCAATGCCGGGATCAGGCTTGCCGCGCAAGCGCGCGAGGTGCGGCCCGCGAGCATGCCGCGCGTGTAGCTTACTTTCCCTCTCTCCTTGTGGGAGAGGGTGGCTTGCCGCAAAGCGGCGAGACGGGTGAGGGGTTCTCTCCGCGAGACCTTACTTTTGAATACGCAGAAACAAACCCCTCATCCGGCGCTTCGCGCCACCTTCTCCCACAAGGGGAGAAGGGGCATCGTGCTTGTGGCTACTTCATCGCGCATTTGTCGTGGAAGCGATCCTGGTCGTTCTCGACGATGGTCGCGACCGTCTTCAGCGAGAGCTGGCCTTCGCCGTCCTTGACCACGTCCTGGAGGTAGAAGTTCTGCACCGGGATGTGGTTCTTGCCGTACTTGAACGGGCCGCGCAGCGACTTGAAGTTGGCCTTCTCCATCTCGGCCTTCATCGCGTCCTTCTTGCTGGTGTCGCCCTTCACCGCGACCACGGCGCTGTTGATGAGCTGGGCCGCGTCGTAGGCTTGCGCGCCGTAATAGGTCGGACGCAGCCCGGGGTACTTCTTGCGATAGTCGGCGACGAAGCGCTTGTTCTGCTCGTTGGGCAGATCATTCACCCATTCCTGCGCACCGGGCACCCCGAGCGCGTTCTCCTTTTGCAGCGGCAGCGACAGCTCGTCGACGGTGAAAGCCGTGTAGAGCGGCATCGTGCTCTTCAGCCCGGCCTGCGCATATTGGTTGAGGAACTGCACGCCGGCTGCACCGGGATAGAACACGAAGATCGACTCGGCACCCGAGGCCCGCGCCTTGGAGAGCTCGGCGGAGAAGTCGAGCTGGCTCGGCCAGACCGTGTATTCCTCGCCCTTGACCTCGCCCTTGAACGTGCTCTTCACGCCCGCCAGCATGTCCTTGCCGGCGGCGTAGTTCGGGCCGATCAGGAACACGCTCTTGACGCCCTTCTGGTTCATGTAGAGGCCCATGGCGGCCGGCGTCTGGTCGTTCTGCCAGGAGGTCGAGAACACGTAAGGCGAGCAGAGCTCGCCCGCGAGCTGCGACGGACCGGCATTGGCCGAGATCAGGAAGGTCTGCGAGTCCACCGCGGTCTTGAGCGAGGCCAGCAGCACGTT from Bradyrhizobium lupini harbors:
- a CDS encoding branched-chain amino acid ABC transporter permease, producing MSNLFDLLVAGLATGAIYALVAVGFTLLWQTSQTINFAQGEFVMLPAFLMLAAMHAGAPFWLAIILGILLSMLLLGLAFKMLLVDPMLRHGVLPLAIATMALAIGLKEAVKQFFSAEASPFPSIVPTGDVSILGHAVSLQSIGVLVLAILAVFGLTALLNRTSLGHQMQAAAQNPTVARIIGVPVERMILLTFLINAFLVALASLLITPIYLAKFTSGEVLGQAAFIAAIVGGFNQVRGAIAGGLLIGVLDNLAAAYVSTQYRAAVPMIFLIAVILFRPQGLLGRAEERTV
- a CDS encoding branched-chain amino acid ABC transporter permease, giving the protein MSGFAKPLKIAFGLIVVAALIVVPMNFNRYGLFILSQWAVMAIAAMGLNLTLGYAGQVSLAQGAFVGIGAYAAAIMTTHGWPLPAAIVVAIGLSFAVGWVLGYPALRVQHHYLAFVTLAFSTLAFLVFRNESWLTGGIYGISNIPRPHIFGIATNKPLPFYYVCLGSLAIVSLAVWWLIRSPWGRAFMALRENPLRAQSLGVDTRRYTLMAFAIGSALGGVAGALYAPLTQYIDPVPFNLSLSLDLLMMVIVGGAGFFLGPFLGAMIAVLLPEWLRFTEGYYLMLYAIAVMGLLIWSPTGILGILDRYLAERRTKAASAQRAVAKSRLETAQ
- a CDS encoding ABC transporter ATP-binding protein, yielding MSAVLEVTDIKKNFGGISAVGGVSFDVREGEILGLIGPNGCGTTLFNCILGQLTPSGGEVKLDGKVVTGLRPAELNKLGVSRTFQLLQVFPKLSVRENLILAGQEHQGSMASRLVGRSDAGLTEAANQMIGFFKLDHLADEPAGGLSYGQQKLLDAAMAFMGGPRLVLLDEPAGGVNPSMLTDLKERLVAINREKNATFVVIEHNMEFVMSLCSRVMVMAEGKVLAMGRPDEVRKNPAVIEAYLGH
- a CDS encoding ABC transporter ATP-binding protein, which codes for MSDPILSVHNLVGGYGKMTILNGTTFAVPQATITTIIGPNGAGKSTVFKAIFGLLKLREGKINFAGRDVTNLSQRALLNAGICYVPQGRNIFPELSVRHNIELGGVSAGKGIDLQSRIEAALDLFPALRRKSTQQASTLSGGEQKQLEIARSLLLEPKLVLIDEPSIGLSPLMVQQTFDILKSLRDRGVTILMIEQNARSALEISDIGIVLELGQTRMVDKAERILNNSRIGQLFLGGAMEDNAA
- a CDS encoding bifunctional sugar phosphate isomerase/epimerase/4-hydroxyphenylpyruvate dioxygenase family protein; protein product: MTKRSIATVSLSGALDEKLRAIASAGFDAVEIFENDLLSFGAGPRDIAMLCGDLNLEICAFQPFRDFEGMPEPQRSRNFARAERKFDLMQELGTDLLLICSNVSPAALGGIDRAADDFRELGERAAKRSLRVGYEALAWGRHVNDYRDAWEIVRRADHPAIGVILDSFHALAPGFPVRAMASIPGDKIFLVQLADAPKLELDILSWSRHFRSFPGQGDLPVGEFMAAIAATGYAGPLSLEIFNDQFRAGSAVQTAVDGLRSLILLEDQLAPDWPKLIGEPLAPKPKSRGTGFIEFAVNETKAGELARLLAQLGFRKTGKHRSKAVERWSQGKVELVVNSETDGFAHSHYVTHGPGVCAIALDVDNAGLVMQRAETLKARTFYQPVGPGELEIPAIHGVGGSLLYFLDQAGKNWDTDFEQVPSDARADALLAVDHIAQSMPYDEMLSWLLFYTGILDLKRLPQMEIADPRGLVQSQAVINGDQSLRFVLNGSSANRTLPARFISEFFGSGVQHVAFTCRDIFAAVAEMRKRGADFLDIPDNYYDDVEAKYDLAPELMRQLRANHILYDREGDGEFFQVYTHIFDERFFFEIVERRDYQGFGAANAGIRLAAQAREVRPASMPRV
- a CDS encoding ABC transporter substrate-binding protein, whose product is MRTAFWLAGAAALVLAGPASAGDTIKIGFVSTFSGPTAVIGNDMRNSFELALDHIGRKMDGKPVEVIYEDDGQKPDVGKQKTEKLVQSDKVDFIVGYIWSNVLLASLKTAVDSQTFLISANAGPSQLAGELCSPYVFSTSWQNDQTPAAMGLYMNQKGVKSVFLIGPNYAAGKDMLAGVKSTFKGEVKGEEYTVWPSQLDFSAELSKARASGAESIFVFYPGAAGVQFLNQYAQAGLKSTMPLYTAFTVDELSLPLQKENALGVPGAQEWVNDLPNEQNKRFVADYRKKYPGLRPTYYGAQAYDAAQLINSAVVAVKGDTSKKDAMKAEMEKANFKSLRGPFKYGKNHIPVQNFYLQDVVKDGEGQLSLKTVATIVENDQDRFHDKCAMK